From Halobacillus sp. Marseille-Q1614, the proteins below share one genomic window:
- a CDS encoding zf-HC2 domain-containing protein, with protein MIHVTEEKMFAYIEDELPEDDRLLVEGHIDKCSQCFDSYLDAVDRLNTSYELSPSFTDDIIDVIKEHTPKKAGKARGTLFNYAIASSMTLLLMGSGVFQYVFSTFDDQQFQEQPSITEKLLNETDRWRNDDQRGGVWHE; from the coding sequence ATGATCCATGTGACTGAGGAAAAAATGTTTGCTTATATTGAAGATGAGCTGCCGGAAGATGACCGGCTTCTGGTAGAGGGTCACATCGACAAGTGTTCTCAATGCTTTGATTCTTACTTGGATGCGGTGGACCGTTTAAATACGTCTTATGAACTATCTCCTTCCTTTACTGACGACATCATTGACGTAATCAAAGAACATACACCTAAAAAAGCAGGAAAAGCCAGGGGGACTTTGTTCAATTATGCGATTGCTTCATCAATGACTCTCTTGTTAATGGGAAGCGGGGTCTTTCAATATGTTTTTTCAACTTTTGATGATCAGCAATTTCAGGAACAACCTTCCATTACAGAGAAATTATTAAATGAAACAGATCGTTGGAGAAATGATGATCAAAGAGGAGGGGTATGGCATGAATAA